In Bactrocera oleae isolate idBacOlea1 chromosome 5, idBacOlea1, whole genome shotgun sequence, a genomic segment contains:
- the Ttc26 gene encoding intraflagellar transport protein 56: MILSRGKSDSANSRQAVSATTVKRLPNSLEDFLLKRDYTGARAFLEFSNEDEDEEQHLVKEQWIAFCSFHLGDYQQALQQYKSIRDTEPATEDITHNVAVCMFYLGMYEEAHRLMEQTPNTPLKLRLLFHLAHKFGNDTQLTQLQDSLQDDVEDQLSLASMHYLRAHYQDAIDIYKRLLLDNKDYLAINVYLALCFYKLDYYDMSQEVLDVYLAKHKDSTIATNLKACNRFRLFNGRVAEQEIQNIADNGTFGADLIRHNLVVFRNGEGAMQTFPTLLNIVPEARLNLAIYHLKNGNVQEAHALIKELQPTVPHEYILKGVVHAALGQQIGSKEHIKTAQQNLHLVGSSATECDTIPGRQSMASAFFLYSQFEEVLVYMNSIRSYFVNDDTFNYNYAQAKCATGYYKEAEELLMQITDMDIKNQHTYCMIVAKCHIHAGRPELAWNVFITRDTNSEAFLLLQLIANECYKCEEFWVAAKAFDMLEKLDPSPENWEGKRGACAGVIYALASKADKGCPPNGVSDVIGLLRDSSNPQADTMIKVIRKHINSLK; the protein is encoded by the exons atg attttatcCAGAGGTAAAAGTGATTCAGCAAATTCACGGCAGGCAGTTAGTGCCACAACCGTCAAGCGTCTGCCCAATTCACTGGAAGATTTCTTACTCAAGCGGGACTACACTGGTGCAAGAGCATTTCTCGAG TTCTCTAATGAAGATGAAGACGAAGAGCAACATTTGGTCAAGGAACAGTGGATTGCATTCTGCAGTTTCCACTTAGGCGACTATCAGCAGGCATTGCAACAATACAAAAGTATACGCGATACCGAACCCGCTACCGAAGACATAACCCATAATGTCGCCGTTTGTATGTTCTATCTCGGAATGTATGAGGAAGCGCATCGACTGATGGAACAGACACCGAACACGCCGTTGAAGCTGCGTCTGCTCTTTCACTTGGCACATAAGTTTGGCAACGACACGCAGCTGACGCAGTTACAGGATTCCTTGCAGGATGACGTCGAAGATCAGCTGAGTCTCGCCTCGATGCACTACTTGCGCGCACACTATCAAGATGCGATTGATATATACAAGCGTTTATTGTTGGATAACAA AGACTACTTGGCCATCAATGTCTATCTGGCGCTTTGTTTCTACAAACTAGACTATTATGACATGTCGCAGGAGGTGTTGGATGTGTACTTGGCGAAACATAAAGACAGCACTATAGCCACCAATTTGAAGGCCTGCAATCGCTTTCGTCTATTTAATGGGCGCGTAGCCGAGCAGGAGATACAAAATATTGCGGATAATGGCACTTTCGGCGCTGATTTGATACGACACAATTTGGTTGTGTTTCGGAATGGTGAGGGTGCGATGCAAACATTTCCAACCCTCCTGAATATCGTGCCAGAGGCGCGTCTGAACTTGGCTATTTATCACTTGAAGAACGGTAATGTGCAGGAGGCGCATGCGTTGATCAAAGAATTGCAGCCGACTGTGCCGCACGAGTACATTTTGAAGGGGGTGGTACATGCGGCGCTCGGTCAACAGATCGGTTCG AAAGAGCATATAAAAACCGCTCAGCAGAATTTACATTTGGTTGGTAGCTCAGCTACTGAATGCGACACCATACCCGGTCGGCAGAGCATGGCTTCGGCCTTTTTTCTTTACTCGCAATTTGAAGAGGTCTTAGTCTACATGAATTCTATAAGAAGTTACTTTGTGAATGATGACACCTTTAACTACAATTATGCTCAGGCGAAATGTGCCACGGGCTACTACAAGGAGGCTGAAGAATTGCTCATGCAAATAACGGATATGGATATAAAGAACCAACACACTTACTGCATGATTGTAGCGAAATGTCATATACACGCCGGGCGCCCAGAGTTG GCTTGGAATGTTTTCATAACTCGCGACACAAACTCTGAAGCGTTCTTACTACTACAACTTATTGCAAATGAGTGTTACAAGTGTGAAGAATTCTGGGTGGCCGCAAAAGCTTTCGATATGCTTGAAAA gCTTGATCCAAGTCCAGAAAATTGGGAAGGTAAACGTGGCGCTTGCGCTGGTGTAATCTATGCTTTGGCTTCGAAAGCCGACAAGGGTTGTCCACCGAATGGCGTTTCGGATGTGATCGGTTTGTTGCGCGACTCGTCAAATCCACAGGCAGACACAATGATAAAAGTCATACGCAAACATATAAATAGTTTGAAATAA